Within the Rosa rugosa chromosome 2, drRosRugo1.1, whole genome shotgun sequence genome, the region GAGTCATCAGTGATCATAAGTCATAACAATCTattgcttttcttttccttttgtctTTGGCTGCATCTAGTAACTCTCAAATAAATTGCAGGGAATTGTTGTTTTTGCATCAGTAATGGCAACTCTTGGATTGCAAATTTTGTTTGAATCAGGCCGACAACTTCTCATGAAGGTATCTGAAGTGTTCAATCAATGGATGACATTCTTTACGTATACAAAAATGTAACAGAAATGTAATTTTGTTCAATACCATCTTATAAATTCACCATTCACTTCTTGCAGACTCAACCTGATAAGGACCCAGAGAAAGAGAAATGGATGATAGGGATAATGGTCTCTGTCACAGTAGTCAAGATTGTTCTAACGGTATACTGTCGAAGATTCAAAAACGAAATTGTTCGAGCATATGCTCAAGATCATCTATTTGATGTCATCACTAATGCAATTGGTCTTGCATCAGCAGTGTTAGCCGTCAGGTTTTACTGGTGGATCGATCCAATAGGAGCTATCATCGTAAGTTCAAGATACTAACTCTCAAAATTTATCTCTCGTCATACAATGTGACATGTCACGGTCTGAAAACATAACATGTCAGATTGACATCTAGTGCCTAAATTTGTTACTATGAAGAACATAATCATACACATAATGAATGCAGATTGCTTTGTATACAATGGGGAACTGGGCAAAAACAGTGATGGACAACGTGTGGTCACTAATTGGGAAGACAGCACCGGCAGAGTACTTGGCCAAGTTAACATATCTAATTTGGAACCATGACAAGGAGATCAAGCACATTGAGACAGTGAGAGCATATACATTTGGTGTCAACTATTTTGTAGAGGTTCATATAGTCTTACCTGGGGACATGTCTCTCAGTGATGCACATAATATCGGAGAGGTACTCCAAGAAAAGCTTGAGAATCTTCCTGAGGTTGAACGAGCTTTTGTTCATGTTGATGTTGACATTACTCACAAGCCAGAGCACAAGCCAAagggatgaagatgaagaaaatggGACAAATGCTAGAATATATGCTATAATGTTGTGAGGTTATTATTTGGTGTCAATTGGTTTTTTTGTTACTATTACTTTGGTATCAATTTATTGTAGAATTGAAGggttcatttcttttttttctgaacAAGCAATTACAAAATTTGAAGGGGAAATTGGATATAAAAAAACCAATAAGGTGGGATGTATGGCCATTTGCTCAAGTTATTTCCCAACCTAAACTAGTTGAAGCTTATATGATTAGTAAAATACTTGTAATCTGATTGGATGTGAATAAAAAGTCCTTGTTTATGTGAAGTTTCTCCTAAAATAATGTTCAAATTGTAATTTCGAGCTATTTGAACCGCAACCAACTTTGCCGATAACGACTTATACATTCTTAACTTCTAGTCTTTTGAGACTCTTATGAGATTCTCTTACACGAGGAATAAGATGTATAAACACTGATGCTGTTATATTGTGTTGGTGGTTGGTAATTTAAGTGCAAGGCATTGATAATACCCGTGTTCATATTCAATAGGACTTCAGTTCACATCATTCCAATATACATATTTAGGTGTTGAACATTTCCTTTTTTATCATGTTGTGTAGATGGAGTAGTTGCATATATGGTTCTTTTTCCTTCTGTGCTGCTGTTAATGGAGTAGTTAGAGCTATGGTTACGTCGTTACCATACCTacgaaaacaaaaaaagcaACATCTTAGGCGTAGATATTAGTGTCGTTTTGTAGGAGTGGATATTTCGGTATACTCTAAATTTTTTAAGGGGTCGTTGGCACAGTCAGAATCAAACCAGCGTCATTGAACATGCTTGCtatatgtttttgtttataaattgagtCACGGCACTTGCCTGCTATTGCTAGCAAGTCTTTCTGCTGAGAAAAATGGTGACAGAAATTCGAACAGATTCTTTGGACTACCGGACGGAGTTGTTGTCGCCGGACCTGACAGCAGGGAGTGTGACACTGCCAAGTGATTCGCCGGCATGGCGGCTCAATATGGATGGAGTCAAGCTTCCAGCTGAGAGAAACAATATgagttcttgttttggcatagGCTCATATGTTGAGTCATTAAGTGAGTACTCATGTCCTCTTTTGCCTAATTAGTACTTTTGCTTAGAACAGTTAGAATTCaaattctctttcttttttatcaCAGGGAGGCAAAAGAAAGTTGCAGAATATTACAAGAGGCAGAATAAACTTCTCAAAGGATTCAATGAATTAGACTCATTTTCTGAATTGGGTTCTTGGCCTGGAAGTTTAACAGAGGTTTACTGTTAATTTGGTTGCAAAAGGATGAGTTGACCCTTTTTATTTATGCATATGTTTCTTAGatcagttttgcttctgtacaTGATTATCATGGACtaatattttaaaattatatTTCATCTTATGTTAATTATCATCACAAACTTAAGAAGTTTTCtacaagaaattaagaataatgTTTGTCTTTACGGACTTTTGGTTTCAGGATGAGAAGAAAGAACTTGCAACCAGCGAAAAGATAGCAATATATGCATCGAATGCAGCTAACTTGGTGCTGTTCCTAGCAAAAGTGTATGCTTCAGTTGAGAGCAGATCCTTGGCAGTTATAGCTTCAACTTTGGATTCCCTCCTAGACCTCTTGTCAGGGTTCATCCTTTGGTTTACAGCTCATGCAATGAGAAAACCAAATCAGTATAGCTACCCGATTGGCAAGCATCGGATGCAGCCCGTGGTAAGCATAAACCAGCTTAAGGACGCATCACTGTAGTAACACTTCTGAACATTAAGTCATTAGTGCTCATAACAATTTCCTTTTTGattgtttggtttttggtttacTGCATATATCAAATCTCAAATGCACTGCAGGGAATTGTTGTTTTTGCATCAGTAATGGCAACTCTTGGACTACAAATTTTGTTTGAATCGGGGCGGCAACTTGTCAGTAAGGTATCTAAAGAGTTCATTCTATGAATGAAATTTTAACGTCACAAAAGTGTAAAAGGAGAGTAaattgttttccttatcatcttCTAAACCACCATTTACTTTATGCAGACTCAACCTGATAAGGACCCGGAGAAAGAAAAATGGATGATAGGGATCATGGTCTCTGCCACAGTAATCAAGTTCATTCTAATGGCATACTGCCGCAGATTCAAAAACGAGATTGTTCTAACATATGCTCAAGATCATCTATTTGATGTCATCACTAATGGAATTGGTCTTGCATCCGCAGTTTTAGCAATCAGGTTTTATTGGTGGATCGATCCTGTTGGAGCCATCATTGTAAGTTCAAAATACTAGCGTATTGAAACTTATCTCTTTCTGGAAAATCTGGCATGTCACAGTCTAATAACATAACATGTCAGATAGATATCTAGTGTTTATTACAATCATTACTCTAATCATATACATATGAAATGCAGATTGCTTTGTATACAATTGGGAATTGGGCAAACACTGTGATGGAGAATGTGTGGTCACTAATTGGCAAGACAGCACCAGCAGAGTACTTAGCCAAGTTGACATATCTAATTTGGAACCATGACAAGCAGATCAAGCACATTGACACAGTGAGAGCATATACATTTGGTATTAACTACTTTGTGGAGGTCGACATAGTCTTACCCGGAGAGATGTCCCTTAGTGAAGCACATAATATTGGAGAGGCACTCCAAGAAAAGCTTGAGAATCTTCCTGAGGTTGAACGAGCTTTTGTTCATGTGGATGTTGATATTACTCACAAGCCAGAGCACAAGCCAAAGAGTACATAAAGATGGGAATAACAACTGCTTGTTTATGTTGAGTTGAACAACTCCTTGTCTATGTTAAGTTGATGCTAAAATAAACTCACTGATATTTAGAGGAATTCGAGCTTTTCATTAAAGGGGGAATTTTGCTTTCCTTAAGTTCTCCTAAAAAACCAGCTGATCAATCAGAGTTGGACTTATTGTACTAGTTGTGTATTATAAGTTCAAGGGTGTGTGAGATTTCTCCACTTAAAGTGTAACGCTGTTTCGGTAATACacttagagtgtgtttggatgagggaaaaaatgatggaatttaattgaaagtgaggatttcataattcttaAAAGCCAATtctctcgtttggcattatcagattggaaattttaaatttctctgtggaaaaaaaagaaggaattcgttatttaaattcctcacttcaatttccaccaaaataggtgtcatttacgaattcctttgcagtattcaatttttatttccaaaacaagactttttttctattttatctttatatttgttttaaaatttcttaatttattacacatttaaaatcctaaatagatgcaaccaaacaatagaaattgcaattaatggaattttagattgatggagttaaagattccatcatttacaaattcctacggattttataattttctcatccaaacacaccgtTATATTCATAACCTTGATACACAAGCTGGGCTATTCCCGGTTCGCTCGCCGTTACTAAGGGAATCCTTGTAAGTTTCTTTTCCTCCGCTTATTGATATGCTTAAATTCAACGGGTAACCCTGCCTGACCTGGGGTCGCGTTGAAAGCATCGACAAATCGACACGCATTGTTTATGAAAGCACTCGATCAACACGCACGCACGACAAGAAACCAAGGTTTGACAACCACCGATTGTCGTGGCGTTAGCATAATCCAAGCAGAGGATCCTAGTTTGATATACATCTCTTTTTGACCATCTGTGAAGTGCTTGTGAAGCAATGAGTGCACTATCAAAATCTTATCACTCAGATTAAAAGCAAATATCATGACATTCTACATTCAAGGCTAGAAAATAGCAAAACTTGAACATCTAGATCTCAATATATGGGTACCAAAGCATATGGAAAGAGAGCTGATGGGTACGATAATTGGACCCAAGCAAATTCTTCTTTATAAGCACTATCAATATCCATCAACATCTTATCACTGGGATCAAAACAAAGGGTATGACATTCGTCATtcaaggataaaaaaaaaaaaaacaaacagtaGCAAAAAGTTAATATCTATATCTCATCTCTGGGTACCAAAGCATCTGGGTAGAGAGCTAAGAAATTTGGACCCAAGCAAATTCTTCTTTGTACGCCACACTGGCATCACAAGAGGCTTCACATGTATACACAACAATTGTAGCCCAATCAAGAGAGTCTGCATCATTCTTCACATGAAAGTAATATAGCAACTGAGGCAAAATCTGAAGCCAACACAATAAACATGattaaaaatttgttttttatGGCATCCATGAAGGTGAAAGAAACAAAGTAGCAAAAACTTTTCTTCCAGGCTTGAATCATAATAAAGGAGATTGAGAGCAGATTGATGATTCAATACCTGAAATTCAAAACACAATGGACCATCACAATAATGGCATTTAGGAATGTCAGCCTTTGATGGTCGGCCGCTAGTCAGGGGCCATAGGGGTTTAGCACCAGAACTCCTACAATACCTGCAATattgaaacaaaaaagaaatcgGTCCATAATCTTTAAAATAAGATAGGCTATTGTGTTTTGATCACTCAAGGAAAAGAATGCTAGAATCACCTTAATACTTGTTCAGGGGCCAGGTCTATTCGCTCTTGAAATGAGGCCCAGCTCTTTTTGTCACCATCACCCTTTCCATTACAGGGACATAAACATGTAAGGTTCTCATCATTACCAAATGACTTATCTTCTATGACGAACAAATAAGATGTCCAAATCAAACTTAACATTCATTTCTAACAATAGCATATATATTGATTATGAGTGATTAATCTAGTACCGCGAAATTGTCTGCTATCGACATCAATCCATCGTCCATCTGGTTCCTAGAGACCATGGAGTTAGCATTCACATTATCATCAGGCATCTGTGTGTCATAAGCACTTTCAAACTCCTGTATGATCTTGTATTCAGGCCATAAAGCTTTGCTTGCAACTGGTGGCAATTGAAAAACAGAATAGAGGTTCTTAGAGAAGTCGTTTATCAAGGACATTAGTAAGACTTAAAAAATGTGTCAATTTTATCAACAAGGAATCCTCAGTGCATTCAACTTCCCTActaagaagaaacaaaaaaaaaaaaaaaaaaaaaacttgtactTGCCTTTCTGGACTACAGAAGAAGCGTTTTCAGCGGTAGCAGAGCTACCTTCAACCAACTGAGAACTTATCCTCATACGCTGACAGTCAGATTCATGACCGGAGCGGGAATGCTTGACCTACAAATCACAGAATAAGTTGGGCTACTTTAGGGATGACTCTTGCTCTTTTGGGGAGCAGGGGGAGAGAAACATAACAAAAACCCAAATACATTCAATTACCCAATGTTTCTCTGAGCAATAAAGTGTTTGTCTGCAACCAGTACAGCGTTTAATCCCTTTCCAGGTACCACACCAATTGCAGAGTGCAGCTGGACAATCAGAGGCCAAAGACCATCAATAGAACCTTTACATTGGTATAACATTTGAAATACGTGAAAAGTGCATGATTTATAATCGGAGGTGAATGTATTCAAGCAAGGATGAATAAGGTAATACAATCTAGCACAAAGGCTACCAACTATGAATATGAAGTAAAACTAAATGCTACCTCTAGCCAATGGAGGCTCAGTACCCTTCTTTGGGGGCTCACTTGGGTAGAAAGGATTATCACGAGGTAATTGGCAGCGGAAAACCTTCACACTTTTGAAATGCATTGCAAAATCAGGAACAGAAAGCACAAATCCTTTTGTCATAGACTTTATACAAAATAGGGAAGAATAATACCTTCTAGAAGGGTTTTCCCGATGGCATTTCCATTGCTCATGTTGATCTCGACGAAGACACGCCATTGACGTacacataaaaacaaacaatgtTCGATGAAATGTGGATGGCTTCTCCTCTGGTGCATACACCTACCAACCAAGTAACTATTTATCACAACCTAATTGGCATTTCAAAAAACAAAGGATAATATTAAAAGGAAAAGTTTATACCAATGACATTTAAGTATCACCTGAAGCATAAATTGCAAAGGTTCACCGCATAGGTCACAAAGACAAGATCTTCCGGATGGCAAATTTTCTGGATCCAACCAAGCCTGCATGGAAAAGAAGCAACACCATATTAAGGGCTCATTTTGCAAGTAAATAGAAATTTAAGGGTTTAATAGCGTACAGGAACTCCTCCAGCCTTTGAAGGGAAGAAATGGCGTAGAAGAGAGCTGGCTTTCTTGGGCCTTTTCACAAAACCTAAAACCACAGAATCTcttgcttcttcatcttcttcctcttcctcctcctcatcatctacaacaatttcttctttctgttgtAGTTCTTCTTCATCACTCTCATCATCCAGTGAGGTGATTCGAAGACCCTTAAGCTCTTCTGTTCCGTCACCTCTCAGACCACCCTCCATTTCCCTTTAGCAACTAAGAGCTCAAAAAATGGTGTCTGTATTCTTATCTGAAATATCAATAATTCGCCGAGAGATTTAGATACAACTGAATGCTGAATGATAATACATATTTCAATAAATTCCCAACACCAACAATCTGACATCACAGGAAAGTCCAGGAAACCCAAGTTTTAGACAAATCACAAATCTCGAAGCTTTaccataaaaaataaattcacAGAACTCCCACAGATAAACTATCATGCAAAAGCATACAGACCAACAGCACAGAACAACTACACaaattttgcttcttttttaattttgtttttgtttctgacCAAGAACCAAAGAAAGACAACTTCTTTTTACTCTTACCATCCTGAAAAACCATGGCATTTCTGCACTACGAACCACAACCAGGTAGAACAATCCTATGGCTCCAAATTAACCATCAATAATACATCAAGCAAATTTATCAAAACATACATGATATCATTACAACCCAGAGCAAAATTAGAACACAAATACCCAATTACGCATTGATTcattaaaccctaaaccctaacagagtgtggaggagagagaaagttaCCTGAAGAAATCGGCAGCTGGAGAGTGCTGAGTTCACAGGAGAGAGACCGGCGCGTGCTGTTttgtgcaagagctttttttttttttgtttttttcagaaccaaaacgacgtcgttggAAGTTTCTAAAACCCTAAAAAGGTCCAAAAACTAATAAAACCTTCGCTGACCGTCTCTACTGAAATTTGGTTACTCTGTCGCGGTGAGCTCCCTTCCCATTTTCCAATAAAGGCCTGCGATTTCGTCACCGTCTCCGGCGCCGGCACCGGCCCTTTTCTCATCTCTCTGTCTTCGTTAATCGGAAACTCAAGGTAACTGATCTCTTTCTCCTCAAAGATTAGATCTTTTGAGATTCGTGTACTTAACTAGATCAAATTCCGGCGGAATGTGATATATGATTGCCTAATCAGGATGTTTGGATTGGTTGAATTACTAATTACTGCAGTGAATTATGTGTTGGTGAAAGTCCTGAAGTGTTGTAGTCAGTGACTCAAAAGAAGCTTTTTGAGACTTGAGAGTGTGTTTAGTGTTCTGGTTATACATTTGTTGTGAAGAATATGCTAAATTTTCTTGGGTAGGTTAGTGACTTGTGCATTTCTTGTTGACAACTTGGTGGCTTTAGTTTCGTTTATAAGCGTAATTGGTTGTAAAATCGAAAATGCGGTGATGAAATTTGTGAGAGAATACTTTGAGAATACCATTTTTGAAGCTCTGCTTTGCTTCAGAAACATTGCAGACCTGCAAACTGCAGAGAGATTCTGTGACCTGGTGTGAGTTGTAGAGTGCTAGGGATTGGAGCTCTCATTTCTTTGGACAGACCATGTTGAGACTCAACTGTGATTTGGTTTAAGAGTACTTCTTTAGATGAATTCTTTGATTCTTGAGAcattagtggagttttggtgaTGTAGGCGTGCTCTCATCTGTTTTTACTTTATTTAGACTGCTGCCATTTCCATAGCACTTCTGATTTGGAGTTTGAGCACATGCATTATGTGGGTTTTCTATTAAGGTCTTATTTCTATTTGCTTAGATGTTTTTGAGAACAGTGATTACAGCAGCCTAATGTGCGAATAGTATAGGTCAACTTTGCTTGAATTATTTCGTAGCTTGACTCTCACAGTTTGTGTGGTTGTGTGTATCAGAGAATGACGAAGTTAAGGAAGCTGAACCGAACCACGGCTCATCGCATATCCATGCTGAGGACGATGGTGTCGCAGTTGGTGAAGCACGAGCGCATTGAAACCACGGTTGCCAAGGCAAAAGAGGTTCGACGTCAGGCTGATAGAATGGTGCAGCTTGGAAAAGATGGTTCACTCTGTGCAGCGAGGCGTGCTGCTGCTTTTGTGCGTGGGGATGATGTAATTCACAAGCTATTTACAGAACTGGCCTATCGATACAAAGATCGGGTAGGTGGATATACAAGACTGCTTCGGACACGTATACGAGTTGGTGATGCTGCACCCATGGCCTATATTGAGTTCATTGACAGAGAAAATGAGCTCAGAGAATCAAAACCACCGGCCCctcaaccaccaccaccaagagTTCCCTTGGATCCTTGGGCAAGATCCAAGCTCTGCAAGCAGTTTGCACCCCCTAAAGAAGATAAAAACAAGAGCTCCGAGTTTTGATCTCTTTGAGATTTTATACTCGTTATTTTGTGAGAGAAGGTTTCCATTTTCTTGTGATTATTCTCATGCAAGTCTCTGGGTTTTTTTATTCAAAGAACTATATGTATCTCACTGTTGTAGCAGTATGATCTAAATAATAGTCCAAAGTCCGAGTTCTAGTGTTATGTACTCGGGTTTTCTCAATGAGAATAGTGATGTCTGAATCAACGTTGTTTCTTCTAACAAAAATTTAGTCAGTCATTCTGTTTCTATGTTGGTAATATCTTCACTCTCGATAGATGTTGATTTAAAGTTGAACCATTGCTATACTAAATTACTAAGCCTTTTTGCAGAGTTGATGGTATTCTTTGTTTAACTAAGAATCTACGagactttctttcaaaaaaaaaaaaagaatctacGAGACTACGAACATCACAAAGTGTTGCATTTTCCATAATTCTGATGTCGGCGTCAGGCCCTACACTCTGTGAGTGTGTGTTTCTCGTAGGGCGGGTATTATTTCCTAATGCCCTCTTCAGCTCATCGAATTTTGCCAGTAATTCTGCCACTTGATTCTGGGTTGCTTCCTTCTCTTTCCGCTCCTTCTCACGTTCTCTATTGGTGTGTGGGAAGGCCAGTGCCAATTCTAGCTTGGCCTGGGTTGTCTTCCACTGCATAGTGGAGTAGAGCGATGTCTATGGTTATGGCTTGATGCTGATTGTCAGCGTTAAGTAGTGTTTCGAACTCTAATGCGCGCGCTATGGCACTAGAGGATGACGGGTTGTTTTGACTGATTGACTACACCTTTCTCATTGTCGTTCGTCGTGGTAGTAATGAGTGAGTGATCTTTAGCTCAGGATTTCCACAGACGGTgtcaatgttaatgctcaagatTCAAAGGTAGTCTGATCTCATTAATGCAGACGTGGGTCCGGAGTCTTAGATGATTTAGTGAAGGTAAGCGTCAATATCatctgtcaaatgaaatacacTAACGTCAAAAGGGAGACCGTGGTTGGCGGTCTTAGCTTCTCCAATatctaagtcagtcaatgtactTATGTTGACATGATAACGTTAGATAGGTAATAAATGTGTATTTAATGAGGAAagaggagtggaccttttataggttgAGGGAGGAGTAAACTCCATTtggtttttgatgtgggactgatagaGATCAGTTATGTGTTTTCTGAGACTTCTGTGAGGTCGTCTTGACGCaatgcgtggcggcgcgtcaagGCCGATTTTGGCCTGAGTTTAAGCTCAGGCGAAAGCTCATCTGCTGGTGTTTCCAGGGGTTATATATCTGCTGAGGTTTGAACATGTTGAGGTAGCCTCAAGTCTTAGCTGATTATGCTTGACAATGCCATGTATATACAACGGTGATTGGTTACTGGGTTCAAATTTAGAATCAGCAGCCATAAGTGGAATGGTTCTTGCAAATCATGTAAGTAGCTCTTCAACTTTTATTCATAAGAGTTGTGACTGTGAATTTCATTGGAATATATCAGCAGTTTCTCTTTACAAAACATGAAAAACTGATCTTTGACTCTTTAGTTGGAGCTGAAACGTGAAGCACAGAGAAAATTACTACAAAGgaaagcaaagaagaagaaagagaacaaTTGAGGGaggcatagaaaagaaagaTGATCATTAAAGCAATGGAGTTCAGATTGTTAGCTTAAATTAATCATTATAAATGGGAGTCAAAACAGATTTTGATCCTAAAATTTATTTGTTATTGATGTTAGAATTAACATGGACTtgtcacacattaacatatagtaaattgataattagcttAATGTCAAAACTAGTTCAACATGGACACAAACTGTAAATCAGTACTAATAACTTAATGAAGCAGTGTATCAATtaattaaggatagtaatccattacTTAGTCTATAAGAAAGGCTATAAGATTTTgatacattaagaatctaactaggaaacctaatcctataaggaatgctttaatggaaAGCTTCTTGAGGGTTAAGTCACCTATATAAAtaagatgaattggtccctgttaCCACCACGTTTtagcataagttctgtccattgagaagctaGTTGGTAAGTACCAGAaggccatattcagtgatcaTTGTTGTGCAGCTGcagagatggaatccatgccagtaaTCGCTGAAGGTAAGTCTTGATCCttttgtgcatatgttgtgagcatgtatatgatttttacaattggtatcagagcataggctcacaaatatgaattaAGTTTTGCTTGGCatgaaaatcgttttagggttttgcaaaacaaacacaaaaaaaagaaagagggtttttgctttacgcgtcaagtaactgatcaggtaactgaccaagtaactggtcaggtacctgatcaaggtaagttattTAATCTAGGCTCAGTCACAGCACGTGGACTatccaagcccaaacccgaccAAAACATGAAGAACAGGAGACCATTGTATCATAACGGTCAGTTTTGATCAAGATGAAGGTTTGGGACTGGATTCGAAAACCCGCGAGATGTTTTCATCTCGGGAGGGGATTCAAAACCCCAATTGCTGTGAATCAAGAAGCCAATAGAGTCGATTGCTGCATCTAGACAATGAATTCACGCTTCCGTTGAGATTTtttgcagcaaattggggaaaaagcaaaatc harbors:
- the LOC133732427 gene encoding metal tolerance protein 10-like: MVTEIRTDSLDYRTELLSPDLTAGSVTLPSDSPAWRLNMDGVKLPAERNNMSSCFGIGSYVESLRRQKKVAEYYKRQNKLLKGFNELDSFSELGSWPGSLTEDEKKELATSEKIAIYASNAANLVLFLAKVYASVESRSLAVIASTLDSLLDLLSGFILWFTAHAMRKPNQYSYPIGKHRMQPVGIVVFASVMATLGLQILFESGRQLVSKTQPDKDPEKEKWMIGIMVSATVIKFILMAYCRRFKNEIVLTYAQDHLFDVITNGIGLASAVLAIRFYWWIDPVGAIIIALYTIGNWANTVMENVWSLIGKTAPAEYLAKLTYLIWNHDKQIKHIDTVRAYTFGINYFVEVDIVLPGEMSLSEAHNIGEALQEKLENLPEVERAFVHVDVDITHKPEHKPKST
- the LOC133728701 gene encoding uncharacterized protein LOC133728701, with product MEGGLRGDGTEELKGLRITSLDDESDEEELQQKEEIVVDDEEEEEEEDEEARDSVVLGFVKRPKKASSLLRHFFPSKAGGVPAWLDPENLPSGRSCLCDLCGEPLQFMLQVYAPEEKPSTFHRTLFVFMCTSMACLRRDQHEQWKCHRENPSRSVKVFRCQLPRDNPFYPSEPPKKGTEPPLARAALCNWCGTWKGIKRCTGCRQTLYCSEKHWVKHSRSGHESDCQRMRISSQLVEGSSATAENASSVVQKVASKALWPEYKIIQEFESAYDTQMPDDNVNANSMVSRNQMDDGLMSIADNFAGDGDKKSWASFQERIDLAPEQVLRYCRSSGAKPLWPLTSGRPSKADIPKCHYCDGPLCFEFQILPQLLYYFHVKNDADSLDWATIVVYTCEASCDASVAYKEEFAWVQIS
- the LOC133732426 gene encoding metal tolerance protein 10-like, yielding MVTELRTDSLDYRTELLSPDLTRETVTLPSEPAWQLNMDGFKLPAERNNMDPFFGFGSFVQSLRTKRKVAQYYRRQNKLLKGFNELDSFSEMGFWPGSLTKDEMTQLERSERIAIYASNAANLVLFLAKVYASLQSRSLAVIASTLDSLLDLLSGFILWFTASAMRKPNQYRYPIGKTRMQPVGIVVFASVMATLGLQILFESGRQLLMKTQPDKDPEKEKWMIGIMVSVTVVKIVLTVYCRRFKNEIVRAYAQDHLFDVITNAIGLASAVLAVRFYWWIDPIGAIIIALYTMGNWAKTVMDNVWSLIGKTAPAEYLAKLTYLIWNHDKEIKHIETVRAYTFGVNYFVEVHIVLPGDMSLSDAHNIGEVLQEKLENLPEVERAFVHVDVDITHKPEHKPKG
- the LOC133728702 gene encoding uncharacterized protein LOC133728702; translation: MTKLRKLNRTTAHRISMLRTMVSQLVKHERIETTVAKAKEVRRQADRMVQLGKDGSLCAARRAAAFVRGDDVIHKLFTELAYRYKDRVGGYTRLLRTRIRVGDAAPMAYIEFIDRENELRESKPPAPQPPPPRVPLDPWARSKLCKQFAPPKEDKNKSSEF